A stretch of the Uranotaenia lowii strain MFRU-FL chromosome 3, ASM2978415v1, whole genome shotgun sequence genome encodes the following:
- the LOC129756892 gene encoding cuticle protein 16.5-like: MFRLVVLSAVLAVAAAAPGLIHSAPVAYTSVVHQPALVAQKEISYQKSIIEEPTVVHAGTVLKNIPTGITHHSSSVVHHDAKISEPIFAPAVKKTIVETPVEKTVLHKTYAAAPVVTYAAAPAVTYAAAPIAKAAYVEAAPVAYAHAAPVAHYGYAAAPALSYAASYPSIYSHQPAAVYAKY; this comes from the exons ATGTTCCGATTG GTGGTGTTGTCTGCTGTTCTCGCCGTTGCCGCTGCTGCCCCAGGCCTGATCCACTCGGCCCCAGTTGCATACACTTCGGTGGTCCATCAGCCAGCCCTTGTGGCCCAGAAGGAAATCTCCTACCAGAAGAGCATCATCGAGGAGCCAACTGTGGTCCATGCCGGAACCGTTCTGAAGAACATCCCAACTGGAATCACCCACCACAGCTCCTCGGTTGTCCATCATGATGCCAAGATCTCCGAGCCAATCTTCGCCCCAGCCGTGAAGAAGACCATCGTTGAGACCCCAGTGGAGAAGACCGTCCTGCACAAGACCTACGCTGCTGCCCCCGTTGTCACTTACGCCGCTGCTCCAGCTGTGACCTATGCTGCCGCTCCGATTGCCAAGGCTGCTTACGTCGAGGCTGCCCCAGTTGCCTACGCTCACGCTGCCCCAGTTGCTCACTACGGATACGCCGCTGCCCCAGCTCTGAGCTACGCTGCCAGCTACCCATCGATCTACAGCCACCAGCCAGCGGCCGTTTATGCCAAATACTAA